The following are encoded together in the Budorcas taxicolor isolate Tak-1 chromosome 4, Takin1.1, whole genome shotgun sequence genome:
- the LOC128046679 gene encoding olfactory receptor 2F1-like — MGRENQTWMSEFILLGLSSLWETQVSLFVLFLAMYLVTVLGNFLIILLIRLDSRLNTPMYFFLSVLSFVDVCYTNSTVPQMLVHFLSARKSIPFYSCVLQLLISLAMGSTEFFLLGAMAYDRYVAVCRPLHYTVIMHGELCLGLAAGCLVAGFMNSLMQTIITFRLPFCRKVVNHFACEMLAMLRLTCGDSSFNKVMVAVSGFLVIILPCFLVLFSYGQIVATVLCIRSAQGHRKAFGTCASHLTVVAMCFGTAFFTYLRPTAGSSAEQEKRVALFYAVVTPMLNPLIYSLRNKEVISAVRRVLRKFSEKR, encoded by the coding sequence ATGGGCAGGGAAAACCAGACGTGGATGAGTGAGTTCATTCTTCTGGGGCTGTCCAGCCTCTGGGAGACGCAGGTCTCCCTCTTTGTCCTTTTCCTGGCCATGTATCTGGTGACTGTGCTGGGGAACTTCCTGATAATACTCCTTATCAGACTGGACAGCCGGCTAAACacacccatgtacttcttcctcagtGTCCTGTCGTTTGTGGACGTCTGTTATACCAACAGCACGGTCCCCCAGATGCTCGTTCACTTCCTGTCAGCCCGGAAGTCCATTCCGTTCTACAGCTGTGTGCTCCAGCTGCTTATCTCCTTGGCAATGGGCAGCACAGAGTTCTTCCTGCTGGGggccatggcctatgaccgctatgtggcaGTGTGCCGCCCCCTGCACTACACGGTCATCATGCACGGAGAGCTGTGCCTGGGGCTGGCTGCAGGCTGCTTGGTGGCTGGTTTCATGAATTCGCTGATGCAGACGATCATCACCTTTCGGCTACCTTTTTGCCGTAAGGTTGTTAATCACTTTGCCTGTGAGATGTTGGCTATGCTGAGGCTGACCTGTGGGGACAGCTCCTTCAACAAGGTCATGGTGGCCGTCTCAGGATTTCTGGTCATCATACTTccctgttttcttgttttattctcCTACGGTCAGATAGTTGCTACCGTTCTGTGTATTCGCTCTGCCCAGGGACACCGCAAAGCATTTGGGACGTGCGCCTCTCACCTCACTGTGGTTGCCATGTGCTTTggcacagccttcttcacataCTTGAGACCCACAGCTGGCTCCTCTGCAGAACAGGAGAAGAGGGTTGCTCTATTCTATGCTGTGGTGACCCCAATGCTGAATCCCTTAATCTATAGCTTGAGAAACAAGGAAGTGATAAGCGCTGTTAGAAGAGTGTTGAGGAAATTTAGTGAAAAAAGATAA